From a single Planctellipticum variicoloris genomic region:
- a CDS encoding zinc ribbon domain-containing protein, with protein MAIEFHCSKCGKFLSTDESKAGRQAKCPGCGELVTVPDASPAETVEDAPIAKSPRPSRPCPMCGADVSRGEKNCPACGEELSADTSRPTPGGPVTIETGDVISTAWQITKRNLGFLVALVLVAGILNLLAASPVYVMSFMAEMQKQQNGQADASLVIFGNLWQIPANIFGAFLMCGQNIILLKLARGKQASLGELFSGGRFFLRMVLCNIVFAIAVGIGFVLCIIPGIIVALALSPFAMVLIAEDLPGIESLSRAWELTKGNRLTLLVLGFASTGIAILGLLACGVGLLVAAPLIAMMNTVAYLRMSGQPTVVEVEAA; from the coding sequence ATGGCGATTGAGTTTCATTGCTCGAAGTGCGGCAAGTTTCTCAGCACCGACGAAAGCAAGGCCGGTCGGCAGGCCAAGTGCCCTGGCTGCGGCGAGCTGGTCACCGTCCCCGATGCATCGCCCGCAGAGACCGTCGAAGACGCTCCGATCGCGAAATCGCCCCGGCCCTCGCGCCCCTGCCCGATGTGCGGCGCCGACGTCTCGCGCGGTGAGAAAAACTGCCCCGCCTGCGGCGAGGAACTCTCGGCGGACACCAGCCGACCGACGCCCGGCGGTCCAGTGACCATTGAAACAGGCGACGTCATCTCCACAGCCTGGCAGATTACCAAACGCAATCTGGGATTTCTGGTGGCCCTGGTCCTTGTCGCAGGGATTCTCAACCTGCTGGCGGCGTCTCCCGTATATGTCATGAGCTTCATGGCGGAGATGCAGAAGCAGCAAAACGGTCAGGCCGACGCGTCGTTGGTCATCTTCGGCAACCTCTGGCAGATTCCGGCAAACATCTTCGGCGCATTCTTGATGTGTGGCCAGAACATCATTCTGCTGAAACTGGCACGAGGCAAACAGGCCAGTCTCGGAGAACTCTTCAGCGGCGGTCGGTTCTTCTTGCGGATGGTGCTCTGCAACATCGTGTTTGCAATCGCCGTCGGCATCGGATTTGTCCTCTGTATCATTCCAGGCATAATTGTCGCGCTGGCTCTTTCGCCGTTCGCAATGGTGCTGATTGCCGAGGACCTGCCGGGGATTGAGTCGCTGTCGCGCGCCTGGGAGCTGACGAAGGGGAATCGCTTGACCTTGCTGGTGCTTGGATTCGCGTCCACCGGGATCGCGATTCTGGGACTGCTTGCATGTGGCGTCGGGCTGCTGGTGGCGGCTCCATTGATCGCGATGATGAACACCGTCGCCTACCTGCGAATGAGCGGCCAGCCGACGGTCGTCGAAGTCGAAGCCGCGTAA